The proteins below come from a single Prosthecobacter sp. SYSU 5D2 genomic window:
- the fabD gene encoding ACP S-malonyltransferase, with protein MPKQAVLLFAGQGAQKVGMGKDLAEAYPVVRELLEQADAALGYSLTQVMFEGPMEELTKTSRCQPALYAHGLALLEVLKLKVPDLEFTAAAGLSLGEFTAHAAAGTFDFATGLNLVFQRGSFMEEACNSTRGAMLAMIGGEEAAIRELAAECDVDVANLNAPGQIVLSGSVEGIEAAAAKSKDKGIKRAIPLPVAGAYHSRLMKSAQDRLANVLEAATIVSPGIPVVCNFEARTVNRPEEIRTTLTAQVTGSVRWVESMQHLIAEGHTLFIELGPDATLAGLMGKIDRSVKVISIKDIATLDAAVAELLG; from the coding sequence ATGCCAAAACAAGCCGTCCTCCTCTTCGCCGGTCAGGGAGCCCAGAAAGTGGGCATGGGAAAAGATCTTGCCGAAGCCTATCCGGTGGTGCGCGAACTGCTGGAACAGGCCGATGCCGCCCTGGGTTATTCGCTGACGCAGGTGATGTTTGAAGGACCGATGGAGGAACTGACCAAAACGAGCCGCTGCCAGCCTGCCCTGTATGCCCATGGCCTGGCGTTGCTGGAGGTCCTGAAACTGAAAGTGCCGGACCTGGAGTTCACGGCCGCCGCCGGGCTTTCTTTGGGAGAATTCACCGCCCATGCTGCAGCGGGGACGTTTGATTTTGCCACCGGACTGAACCTGGTTTTCCAACGTGGCAGCTTCATGGAAGAAGCCTGCAACAGCACCCGTGGGGCCATGCTGGCAATGATTGGCGGAGAGGAAGCGGCCATCCGCGAGCTGGCGGCAGAATGTGATGTGGACGTGGCGAATTTAAACGCGCCGGGCCAGATCGTGCTGAGCGGCAGCGTCGAGGGCATTGAGGCGGCAGCGGCCAAATCGAAGGACAAAGGCATCAAGCGGGCCATTCCGCTGCCCGTGGCAGGGGCCTATCACAGCCGCCTGATGAAAAGCGCGCAGGACAGGCTGGCCAATGTGCTGGAAGCGGCGACGATTGTGAGTCCTGGCATACCCGTGGTCTGCAATTTTGAGGCGCGGACAGTGAACCGGCCTGAAGAAATCCGTACAACGCTGACCGCCCAGGTCACTGGCAGCGTGCGCTGGGTGGAGTCCATGCAGCACCTGATTGCTGAGGGGCATACGCTGTTCATTGAACTCGGGCCGGACGCCACCCTGGCGGGGCTGATGGGAAAAATTGACCGCAGTGTCAAGGTCATCTCCATCAAGGACATCGCCACGCTGGATGCCGCAGTGGCAGAACTGCTGGGGTAA
- a CDS encoding magnesium transporter, with protein sequence MSLEDDANLLEDVRERAPYDAADLLETMPAEDGVRVLESLNPMVAQQVLHEMTDEHRCAIIAAAPIEKARQWMRNREYPEDSVGWLMEPPVAVFRPSMTVGGTIEALRKLTKRAFITYGYVTDDSNRLIGVLVFRDLMLGKPEALLSEVMYSNIFALRPEMELTEAMKQTVNRHLPVYPVCDEEGHLIGLVRGQNLFEARAIEISAQAGTMMGVNDEERLSTPVLHSLRFRHPWLQVNLVTAFLAAGVVGYFEHTLERIVILAAFLPVLAGQSGNTGCQALAVALRGMTLGDLKDGDERRLVLKEGTLGLLNGLLVGITAGLGMFLYAHMQGNPAAIMLGTVVLLSMVMSCVVSGICGALIPLALRKLGADPATASSIFLTTATDVVSMGVFLGLATALV encoded by the coding sequence ATGAGCCTGGAAGACGATGCCAACCTCCTCGAAGATGTGCGTGAGCGCGCCCCGTACGATGCCGCCGATCTGCTGGAAACCATGCCTGCTGAGGATGGAGTGCGGGTGCTGGAATCGCTCAATCCGATGGTCGCTCAGCAGGTGCTTCACGAAATGACGGATGAGCACCGCTGCGCCATCATCGCCGCCGCCCCGATTGAGAAAGCCCGGCAGTGGATGCGCAACCGTGAGTATCCGGAGGACTCCGTTGGATGGCTCATGGAACCGCCGGTGGCCGTCTTCCGCCCCTCCATGACCGTGGGCGGCACCATCGAGGCCCTGCGCAAGCTGACCAAACGCGCCTTCATCACTTATGGATATGTGACGGACGACTCCAACCGGCTCATTGGCGTGCTGGTTTTTCGTGACCTCATGCTAGGAAAACCTGAGGCCCTGCTCTCCGAGGTCATGTACTCTAACATTTTCGCCCTGCGGCCGGAGATGGAACTGACGGAGGCCATGAAGCAGACCGTCAACCGCCATCTGCCAGTTTACCCTGTGTGTGATGAGGAAGGTCATCTCATCGGCCTTGTGCGCGGCCAGAACCTCTTTGAAGCCCGGGCCATCGAGATCAGCGCCCAGGCGGGAACGATGATGGGTGTCAATGATGAAGAACGCCTCAGCACCCCCGTCCTGCACAGTCTGCGATTCCGCCATCCATGGCTGCAGGTCAATCTCGTCACGGCCTTCCTGGCTGCGGGCGTCGTCGGTTACTTTGAGCACACCCTGGAGCGGATCGTCATTCTGGCCGCCTTCCTGCCCGTGCTGGCAGGCCAGTCGGGAAACACTGGCTGTCAGGCCCTGGCCGTCGCCCTGCGGGGCATGACGCTGGGTGACCTGAAGGATGGTGATGAACGCCGGCTGGTTCTCAAGGAAGGCACTCTGGGGCTGCTGAATGGTCTGCTGGTCGGAATCACCGCCGGCCTCGGCATGTTTCTCTATGCCCACATGCAGGGAAATCCTGCAGCCATCATGCTGGGCACGGTGGTCCTGCTATCCATGGTCATGAGCTGTGTGGTTAGCGGCATCTGCGGAGCCTTGATCCCCCTGGCACTGCGGAAGCTTGGGGCCGACCCGGCCACCGCCTCCAGCATTTTCCTGACCACCGCCACCGATGTGGTCAGCATGGGCGTTTTCCTGGGACTCGCTACCGCGCTCGTATAA
- a CDS encoding amidohydrolase family protein: MRIWDLHCHLSGVAGLTPEERMGQLLGYADRVGIERLCVYMGLKWSQDPSPDDLVKQNDEVLRALAKYPDRTFGFVYLSAKHIQRSLEELERCVANGPMVGIKLWVAGRCDTPEIDPVIERAAELQAVIFQHTWFKTGGNYPGESTPDDIVALARRFPNVPIICGHTGGTWELGVRAIREHKNLYADLAGSDPTAGMTEMAVRELGVERVIYGSDAGGRSFASQLGKVHGAQISEADKQRIFCDNLRELMLPILKLKGIQA, translated from the coding sequence ATGCGTATCTGGGATCTTCATTGTCACCTTAGCGGGGTCGCCGGCCTCACGCCGGAAGAGCGCATGGGTCAGCTCCTGGGTTATGCTGACCGTGTGGGCATTGAGCGTCTCTGCGTTTACATGGGCCTGAAGTGGTCCCAAGACCCGTCACCGGATGACCTGGTCAAACAGAATGACGAGGTGCTGCGGGCGCTGGCCAAGTACCCGGACCGCACTTTTGGATTTGTCTATCTGAGCGCGAAGCATATCCAGCGCAGCCTTGAAGAACTGGAGCGATGCGTGGCCAACGGACCGATGGTGGGCATCAAACTGTGGGTGGCGGGAAGGTGTGATACTCCGGAGATTGATCCCGTGATCGAGCGGGCGGCTGAACTGCAGGCCGTGATCTTTCAGCACACCTGGTTCAAGACGGGCGGCAATTATCCAGGAGAGTCCACGCCGGATGACATCGTGGCCCTGGCACGCCGTTTTCCGAATGTTCCCATCATCTGCGGCCATACTGGCGGAACCTGGGAGCTGGGAGTGCGTGCGATACGCGAACATAAAAACCTTTATGCGGATTTGGCTGGCAGCGATCCCACCGCCGGCATGACCGAGATGGCAGTGCGTGAACTGGGCGTGGAGCGGGTGATCTATGGCAGCGATGCCGGGGGGCGCAGCTTCGCCAGCCAGTTGGGAAAGGTGCATGGAGCGCAGATCAGTGAGGCGGACAAACAGCGGATCTTTTGCGACAATCTGCGGGAACTCATGCTGCCGATCTTGAAGCTTAAAGGCATACAGGCTTGA
- a CDS encoding autotransporter-associated beta strand repeat-containing protein, with translation MSAQTSVYWDINGVSAGAGGTVLAGEWNATNPFWNTNADGEAGTLAEWTAGNIAIFSAGADATGEYTVAVTGTQDIRGLTFQEGTVTLQGGVLNLTGATTINVAETLSATLDGMSLTGNFALTKEGKGTLRLTGAATSSLAGNFRLGSGMVELATMGGAALGTGDILVESTAGASNNVNPVTLRLMAADQISDTAHVTVLSQQYRAALFDLNGFQETIGGLTVVGRTGTNNVGVKTGAGGVLTVEGDIFLRNNRGGSTGNNVRDVLITGTGTRSSVQPDSGILDLGNAVRTITVQSEAATLYGDDDATIETTIRNGGIIKAGAQKLMLLGTNIYEGGTTISEGTLQLGIGGNTGSIIGDVVNNALLAFNRSNAHAFAGDISGTGAVSKLGTGVLTLSGSNAYAGLTSVLNGSLEVQMLGMAGSLTGTNVGTQAVIHLGSEMANVGLIYAGTGETTDKVLRLTGTTGNVTLNASGTGAVVFQSALDVSEAGDKTLILTGTNMDANTLLGGITDATAGGVTSLLKTGDGVWALGGVNTYTGSTTVNGGTLRLTGAGSIPQEALIVQNGTFDIAGDLDLTLTGDPELKIAAAELISYGLFFGGGSAGSAGTVNMAAGRSLILGSHVAYTATGNNQGANITGGTLNIGDVERFFVVNNSSNAEPELTVTSMVIGGAGSLLTKGGNGTLALNGGLAVDGVRVNTGRLDFGGAMNVIRTSLQVGFNNNSTAYYATEGGELFVGSGSADTLDVGVTINTQTYAYATPSGTLDLRGSESLTVNVGRVRVGVHTSASGAVFSVPADPSLNGLASPSGMTPNLNALYLPTNSQITASTHFVVGDAASASVGTGADAHRVEFGEGETLLKTPLMYIGWRKGSGTGTIREGGTLTLQGVAEGARTTLYVGYNAVNTSGATTSRLDLSEGTFIAQLNSVTIGWKSSGSSAAGSSTGSLILGSSADNAVDVSGNVVVGNLGGTQASPITSFGRGTLTLGGGSFTVGGNVELAKMTLSSGAVTNANLSSEGTLNLTGGTFTINGNLTTSVDALARNTATVNLDGGTLDMTDGSIGAADALVAFNVYSGGLRGLAEYNGGAPLVKTTEGLLTLGGLNSYTGGTVINGGTLEVLASSRTGLGNTTVNGAGAVLAGEGTVSANALLTLGSIRPGENAGLGNGMLTFANDLTLNAIPGSGSILLLGITGATGIADLSVYEVSQIPSVYDFTSYNMETHNLGDHDLLRVQGTLTWNEGTRLVVEDEGVAYEYGQVFNLLDWTGLLGGGPSFSSLSSDGGVVNDYLTLPSLTGTGFFWDLSLFGDHGVLVVVPEPGRAVLLLLGMGLVGMRRRR, from the coding sequence TTGTCTGCCCAGACTTCGGTTTACTGGGACATCAATGGCGTCTCGGCTGGAGCGGGAGGCACTGTACTTGCTGGAGAGTGGAATGCCACCAATCCCTTTTGGAACACCAATGCTGACGGTGAGGCCGGTACACTGGCCGAATGGACGGCTGGTAACATTGCCATTTTCAGCGCAGGTGCAGATGCGACGGGCGAATACACGGTCGCTGTGACCGGCACCCAGGATATACGGGGCCTGACATTTCAGGAGGGCACGGTGACCCTGCAAGGAGGCGTTTTGAATCTCACAGGAGCCACCACCATCAACGTGGCAGAGACATTGTCAGCGACTCTGGATGGGATGAGCCTGACGGGAAATTTTGCCCTGACCAAAGAAGGCAAGGGAACGCTAAGACTGACAGGAGCGGCAACCAGCAGCCTTGCGGGAAACTTCCGCCTGGGCAGCGGCATGGTGGAGCTGGCCACGATGGGTGGTGCTGCTTTGGGGACGGGAGACATCCTGGTCGAATCCACAGCAGGGGCATCCAACAATGTGAATCCGGTGACGCTGAGGCTGATGGCGGCGGACCAGATCTCAGACACGGCACATGTCACGGTTCTGAGCCAGCAGTACCGGGCGGCTTTGTTTGATCTGAACGGATTTCAGGAGACAATCGGTGGCTTGACCGTGGTGGGAAGGACTGGCACCAACAACGTCGGGGTGAAGACTGGCGCAGGGGGCGTGCTGACGGTGGAAGGAGACATTTTTTTGCGTAATAACCGGGGCGGATCCACCGGCAACAATGTCCGGGATGTACTCATCACCGGCACGGGTACGCGATCTTCAGTACAGCCGGACAGCGGCATCCTGGACTTGGGGAACGCGGTAAGAACCATCACTGTCCAAAGCGAGGCGGCGACGCTTTATGGCGACGATGACGCGACAATTGAGACGACCATTCGCAATGGTGGGATCATCAAGGCAGGGGCCCAGAAGCTGATGCTGCTGGGGACGAACATTTATGAAGGTGGCACGACGATCAGCGAGGGCACTTTGCAGCTCGGCATCGGCGGGAACACGGGCTCCATCATTGGGGACGTGGTGAACAATGCGTTGCTGGCATTTAACCGGTCCAATGCGCATGCTTTTGCGGGGGACATCAGCGGAACGGGGGCCGTGAGCAAATTGGGAACTGGTGTGCTGACGCTGAGCGGGAGCAATGCCTATGCAGGGCTGACCTCGGTTTTAAACGGCAGCCTGGAAGTTCAGATGCTGGGCATGGCAGGCAGCCTGACGGGTACGAATGTGGGGACGCAGGCGGTGATTCATCTGGGCTCGGAGATGGCGAACGTGGGGTTGATTTATGCGGGTACGGGGGAGACGACGGACAAGGTGCTGCGGCTGACGGGCACGACGGGCAATGTGACGCTGAATGCCTCCGGCACCGGTGCGGTGGTGTTTCAGAGCGCGCTGGATGTGAGCGAGGCCGGGGACAAGACGCTGATCCTGACGGGTACGAACATGGATGCGAATACTCTTCTGGGCGGCATTACGGATGCCACGGCGGGCGGGGTGACGAGCCTGCTGAAAACGGGGGATGGTGTGTGGGCGCTGGGTGGGGTGAATACTTATACGGGAAGCACGACGGTGAATGGCGGCACTCTACGCCTGACCGGGGCGGGCAGCATCCCGCAGGAGGCACTGATTGTGCAGAACGGGACTTTTGACATCGCCGGGGATCTGGACCTGACTTTGACGGGAGATCCTGAACTGAAGATCGCAGCGGCGGAACTGATCTCCTATGGCCTGTTTTTCGGTGGCGGCAGTGCGGGGTCCGCAGGGACGGTGAACATGGCCGCCGGGCGGAGCCTGATCTTAGGCAGCCATGTGGCCTATACGGCGACGGGCAACAACCAGGGAGCCAACATCACAGGCGGAACGCTGAACATCGGCGATGTGGAGCGGTTCTTCGTGGTGAACAACAGCAGCAATGCGGAACCTGAGCTGACGGTCACCTCCATGGTTATTGGGGGAGCGGGGAGCCTGCTGACGAAAGGGGGAAATGGCACGCTGGCGCTGAACGGAGGCCTGGCGGTGGACGGGGTGCGGGTGAATACAGGCAGGCTGGACTTTGGCGGGGCGATGAATGTGATCCGCACCAGTTTGCAGGTGGGTTTTAACAACAACAGCACTGCGTATTATGCGACAGAGGGCGGGGAGCTTTTTGTGGGCAGCGGAAGTGCAGACACATTGGATGTGGGCGTGACAATCAATACGCAAACTTATGCTTATGCCACACCATCGGGCACGCTGGACCTGCGGGGCTCAGAATCGCTGACGGTGAATGTAGGCAGGGTGCGGGTGGGGGTGCATACGTCAGCCTCGGGTGCCGTTTTTAGTGTACCTGCGGATCCGTCACTGAACGGGCTGGCTTCACCTTCAGGAATGACTCCCAACTTGAATGCATTGTATCTGCCCACCAATAGCCAGATCACCGCCAGCACGCATTTTGTAGTGGGGGACGCGGCCTCGGCAAGCGTAGGCACGGGGGCAGACGCCCACCGGGTGGAATTCGGCGAAGGGGAAACCCTGCTCAAGACGCCGCTGATGTATATCGGCTGGCGCAAGGGCAGCGGCACCGGGACGATCCGCGAAGGCGGAACACTGACACTGCAAGGCGTGGCGGAGGGTGCCCGGACCACGCTGTATGTGGGCTACAATGCCGTAAATACCTCCGGTGCGACGACGAGCAGGCTGGATCTAAGCGAAGGGACCTTCATTGCGCAGCTCAACAGTGTGACGATCGGCTGGAAGAGCAGCGGATCCAGCGCGGCGGGTTCCTCGACGGGGAGTCTGATCCTGGGCAGCAGTGCCGACAATGCGGTGGACGTGTCCGGCAATGTGGTGGTGGGAAATCTGGGCGGGACCCAGGCTTCGCCCATCACGTCTTTTGGCCGGGGGACGCTGACTCTCGGCGGAGGCAGCTTCACGGTGGGGGGCAATGTGGAACTGGCCAAGATGACGTTGTCGAGCGGTGCGGTGACGAATGCCAATCTAAGCAGCGAGGGCACGCTGAACCTGACGGGCGGGACTTTTACCATCAATGGCAACCTCACCACGTCGGTGGATGCGCTGGCTCGTAATACGGCGACGGTGAACCTGGACGGTGGCACGCTGGACATGACGGACGGCAGCATCGGTGCAGCGGATGCACTGGTGGCTTTCAATGTTTATTCAGGCGGGCTGCGTGGGCTGGCGGAATACAATGGCGGAGCACCTTTGGTGAAGACGACGGAGGGGCTGCTGACGCTAGGAGGTCTGAACAGTTATACTGGAGGCACCGTGATCAATGGTGGCACGCTTGAAGTCCTGGCCAGTTCCAGGACAGGTCTGGGCAATACCACGGTGAACGGGGCAGGGGCCGTGCTGGCGGGTGAGGGTACTGTCTCCGCAAACGCGCTGCTGACGCTGGGCAGCATCCGCCCCGGTGAGAACGCGGGGCTGGGCAATGGCATGCTGACCTTTGCCAATGACCTGACGCTGAACGCCATACCGGGCAGCGGCTCCATTTTGCTACTGGGCATCACCGGAGCAACGGGCATCGCTGACCTAAGTGTGTATGAGGTGTCGCAGATTCCCAGTGTCTATGATTTCACGTCTTACAATATGGAGACACACAACTTGGGAGATCACGATCTGCTGCGGGTGCAGGGCACTCTGACCTGGAATGAAGGCACTCGTTTGGTCGTGGAGGATGAGGGGGTGGCCTATGAGTATGGACAGGTCTTTAATCTGCTGGACTGGACGGGGCTGCTGGGCGGCGGACCAAGCTTTTCCTCCCTGTCCAGTGATGGCGGGGTGGTGAATGATTACCTGACGCTGCCATCGCTGACGGGCACGGGGTTCTTTTGGGACTTGTCCCTGTTCGGCGACCACGGGGTGCTGGTGGTGGTGCCTGAGCCAGGACGGGCGGTCCTGCTGCTGTTGGGTATGGGACTGGTGGGGATGAGGCGCAGGCGGTGA
- a CDS encoding DUF3253 domain-containing protein, translating into MHSGADIAQAIMTLISARGMGKTICPSEVARHMSPSDWRPLMPQIREAARSLQVQGRIRVTQAGQDVNPMHVHGPIRLGLPPS; encoded by the coding sequence ATGCACTCTGGAGCAGACATCGCCCAGGCTATCATGACACTCATCTCTGCCCGGGGTATGGGCAAAACGATCTGTCCATCGGAAGTGGCACGCCACATGTCCCCATCTGACTGGCGGCCACTCATGCCTCAAATTCGCGAAGCCGCCCGCAGCCTTCAGGTACAGGGCAGGATTCGAGTTACCCAGGCGGGGCAGGATGTAAATCCCATGCACGTTCATGGACCCATCCGCCTGGGGCTGCCCCCATCCTGA
- a CDS encoding flavin reductase family protein, with translation MELDLTGPLRDDAYIILSGLVTPRPIALTTTLDPDGRVNAAPFSFFNVLGDSPPIVGLCPGDRSPGIPKDTARNIRLTHEFVINLVDEAIAEKMNLCAASLPPGENELLHAGLTPLPSTSVKPPRIAESPASLECRSHSIIEIGDNRLIIGEVLRIHVRDGIFDPETWLVKPGNYAPIGRMQAPGWYCRTTAMFEMKRPK, from the coding sequence ATGGAACTCGACCTCACCGGCCCCCTCCGCGACGATGCCTACATCATCCTCAGCGGTCTCGTCACGCCCCGCCCCATCGCCCTCACCACCACGCTGGACCCTGATGGCCGCGTCAACGCCGCCCCCTTCAGCTTCTTCAACGTCCTCGGCGACAGCCCGCCCATCGTCGGTCTCTGCCCGGGCGACCGCTCCCCCGGCATCCCCAAAGACACCGCCCGCAACATCCGTCTCACCCATGAATTCGTCATCAATCTTGTGGACGAAGCCATTGCGGAAAAAATGAACCTCTGCGCCGCCTCATTGCCCCCAGGAGAAAACGAACTTCTTCACGCCGGTCTGACCCCCCTGCCCTCTACCAGCGTCAAACCACCGCGTATCGCCGAATCTCCCGCCAGCCTGGAGTGCCGCAGCCACAGCATCATCGAAATAGGCGACAACCGTCTCATCATTGGTGAAGTGCTCCGTATCCACGTCCGCGACGGCATCTTCGATCCTGAAACCTGGCTCGTCAAACCCGGCAACTACGCCCCCATCGGCCGCATGCAAGCCCCCGGCTGGTACTGCCGCACCACCGCCATGTTCGAGATGAAACGGCCCAAATAA
- the aat gene encoding leucyl/phenylalanyl-tRNA--protein transferase — MLDPVQLLSAYCDGAFPMGEEGGCISWFRPPYRGILPIQEFHLPARFERYLREHPFEVRWNTAFGDVMRGCADREQTWITDVILDSYQELHRLGFAHSAEVWREGRLVGGVYGVAIGGAFFGESMFSRETQASKVALTHLQWRLKERGFIVHDTQWTTPHLAMFGGHEIPSIQYLELLHRAIRLPVTFDDRQRGAQMMFR, encoded by the coding sequence ATGCTGGATCCTGTACAACTTCTGAGCGCGTATTGCGACGGTGCCTTCCCGATGGGGGAGGAGGGGGGCTGCATCTCCTGGTTCAGGCCGCCTTACCGGGGGATTTTGCCGATCCAGGAGTTTCATCTGCCGGCGCGCTTTGAGCGCTATCTGCGGGAGCACCCATTTGAGGTGCGCTGGAACACGGCGTTTGGGGATGTGATGAGGGGCTGCGCGGACCGTGAGCAGACGTGGATTACAGATGTGATTTTGGACAGCTACCAGGAGCTGCACCGTCTGGGCTTTGCGCACAGTGCGGAGGTGTGGCGGGAGGGGCGGCTGGTGGGCGGGGTCTATGGGGTGGCGATCGGAGGAGCGTTTTTTGGGGAGAGCATGTTCAGCCGGGAGACGCAGGCCTCGAAGGTGGCGCTGACACATTTGCAATGGCGGCTGAAAGAGCGCGGGTTCATTGTCCATGACACCCAGTGGACGACGCCGCATCTGGCGATGTTTGGCGGACATGAGATCCCGTCGATTCAGTATCTGGAGTTGTTGCACCGGGCGATCCGGCTGCCAGTGACCTTTGATGACCGCCAAAGGGGAGCGCAGATGATGTTTAGGTAG